From one Perca flavescens isolate YP-PL-M2 chromosome 4, PFLA_1.0, whole genome shotgun sequence genomic stretch:
- the ubap1 gene encoding ubiquitin-associated protein 1: protein MAARKSGSDVYNNGPISYLDEVPFKINDKFRCPAKVGLPVGFCLPDCGSLLMDSQYDFSLEKRSVRWGVELAEARAAEARAEEAAAKQEAESRECLAQAQDIDGDGGKKRRCAAEDQDLLPPALNPVLAGLSHNAILTPLPAPSLGPRKIQPSTPQLHSLNLADFEREEDPFDKLELKTLDDREELRNILQSQPQPQPPPSVSLPEVSQIGPVSRGNSPSPPSTNTSLTAKPGFTHKPNGLVALLDMDRVGQPGRTGFDTDDRPCNIRSLTFPKLCDSGDPVPVRYSPIPAPIPASRQNLPNGSPLTIRKTQVIVAPEPTSHTKGGAPKPANPGSGTAGLPCGGALLSMTPSERQCVETLVGMGYSYEGVLRAMQRQGQNVEQVLDYLFVHGRLCERGFDASAVEECLEMYQCSEEKALQFLELMSRFGEMGFQRDAIKEVLLVHNNDQDKALEDLMTRATAS from the exons ATGGCTGCGAGGAAGTCTGGATCAGATGTATACAACAATG gaCCCATCAGCTACCTTGATGAAGTTCCCTTCAAGATCAATGACAAATTCCGCTGCCCAGCCAAAGTGGGGCTGCCTGTTGGTTTCTGTCTACCAGACTGTGGCTCCTTGCTGATGGACTCACAG TATGACTTTTCTCTGGAGAAGCGTAGTGTTCGTTGGGGGGTTGAACTGGCTGAGGCCAGAGCAGCAGAAGCCAGAGCAGAAGAAGCCGCAGCCAAGCAGGAGGCAGAGAGCAGAGAGTGCTTGGCACAGGCCCAGGACATTGATGGCGATGGAGGGAAGAAACGCCGGTGTGCTGCAGAGGACCAGGACCTTCTACCACCAGCGTTGAACCCCGTGCTGGCAGGGCTGAGCCATAACGCCATCCTCACTCCACTGCCTGCCCCAAGCCTTGGCCCCAGGAAAATCCAGCCTAGCACTCCCCAGCTGCACAGCCTCAACCTAGCCGACTTTGAGCGGGAAGAGGACCCCTTTGACAAGCTGGAGCTCAAAACTTTGGACGATAGGGAGGAGCTCAGGAACATCCTCCAGAGCCAGCCCCAACCTCAACCTCCTCCCTCTGTATCCCTACCAGAGGTTTCCCAGATAGGGCCAGTGTCACGTGGAAACAGCCCGTCTCCTCCCAGCACCAACACCAGCCTCACAGCCAAACCTGGCTTTACCCATAAACCCAATGGGTTGGTTGCCTTGCTGGACATGGACAGAGTTGGACAACCTGGGAGAACGGGGTTTGACACAGATGATCGACCCTGTAACATCCGCTCTCTCACTTTTCCCAAGCTGTGTGATTCTGGTGACCCAGTGCCAGTAAGGTACAGCCCAATCCCTGCACCCATCCCGGCTTCTCGACAGAACCTACCCAATGGCAGCCCACTGACCATTCGCAAGACCCAAGTTATTGTTGCCCCTGAGCCAACTAGCCACACCAAGGGTGGCGCACCAAAACCG GCCAACCCAGGGTCAGGAACTGCTGGTCTGCCATGTGGCGGAGCCCTGCTCAGCATGACCCCCAGCGAGCGTCAGTGTGTGGAAACCCTTGTGGGCATGGGCTACTCTTATGAGGGTGTCCTACGGGCCATGCAGAGACAAGGGCAGAACGTGGAGCAG GTACTGGACTACCTGTTTGTCCATGGGCGTCTGTGTGAGCGGGGCTTCGATGCAAGTGCGGTGGAGGAATGTTTAGAGATGTACCAATGCTCAGAAGAAAAG GCCTTGCAGTTCCTTGAGCTAATGTCAAGATTTGGCGAAATGGGATTTCAGCGGGATGCCATCAAAGAAGTGCTGCTAGTCCACAACAATGATCAGGACAAGGCTCTAGAGGACCTGATGACTCGGGCTACAGCTAGCTGA
- the ube2r2 gene encoding ubiquitin-conjugating enzyme E2 R2: MAHQATPSSQKALMMELKSLQEQPVEGFRITLVEESDLYNWEVAIFGPPNTLYEGGYFKAHIKFPVDYPYSPPTFRFLTKMWHPNIYENGDVCISILHPPVDDPQSGELPSERWNPTQNVRTILLSVISLLNEPNTFSPANVDASVMFRKWRDSKGKDKEYAEIIRKQVMSTAAEAERDGVKVPTTLAEYCVQTRVPSQDSSSDLLYDDLYDDDMEEEDEEEDESDMESVGEAGGISPTEDGGTSTRRYDNQDDSGNEDS, from the exons ATGGCCCACCAGGCAACCCCTAGTTCCCAGAAGGCCCTGATGATGGAGCTGAAGTCTCTGCAGGAGCAGCCGGTGGAGGGCTTCCGCATCACTCTGGTGGAGGAGTCTGACCTCTACAACTGGGAAGTGGCCATCTTCGGGCCCCCTAACACCCTGTATGAGGGAGGCTACTTTAAG GCTCACATCAAGTTCCCAGTTGACTACCCTTACTCCCCGCCAACCTTCCGCTTTCTCACAAAGATGTGGCACCCCAACATCTACGAG AACGGAGATGTGTGCATCTCCATCCTGCACCCTCCTGTCGATGACCCTCAGAGCGGGGAGCTCCCCTCTGAACGGTGGAACCCCACCCAGAACGTCAG GACAATCCTGCTTAGTGTGATCTCTCTGCTTAATGAGCCCAACACCTTCTCCCCGGCTAACGTGGACGCGTCTGTCATGTTTCGCAAATGGAGGGACAGCAAAGGCAAGGACAAGGAGTATGCAGAGATTATCAG GAAGCAGGTGATGTCAACAGCAGCCGAGGCTGAGCGCGATGGAGTCAAGGTGCCGACCACGTTGGCCGAGTACTGCGTCCAGACCAGGGTTCCCTCCCAGGACAGCAGTTCAGACCTTCTCTATGACGACCTGTACGACGACGACATggaagaggaggacgaggaggaagaCGAGAGCGATATGGAGTCTGTAGGTGAAGCCGGGGGGATCAGCCCCACGGAGGACGGCGGGACGTCCACCAGACGTTACGACAACCAAGACGACTCTGGCAACGAAGACTCATGA
- the nudt2 gene encoding bis(5'-nucleosyl)-tetraphosphatase [asymmetrical], whose amino-acid sequence MALRACGFIVFRRRASCVPPPDNIEYLLLQTSYGKHHWTPPKGHVDPGEDDLTTALRETKEEAGLGAEQLQVIDGFVQELHYEVQGRPKEVLYWMAELRDPGTAVTLSSEHKDYRWARLEEACTLAQYKDLQDTLRAAHRHLEAQQDKQR is encoded by the exons ATGGCGCTGCGTGCTTGTGGCTTCATAGTGTTTCGACGTCGAGCCAGTTGTGTCCCTCCACCAGACAACATTGAGTACCTCCTCTTGCAGACCTCTTATGGGAAGCACCACTGGACCCCACCCAAAG GTCATGTGGATCCAGGTGAGGACGACCTCACCACAGCTCTGAGGGAGACCAAAGAGGAGGCGGGGCTTGGGGCAGAGCAACTGCAGGTGATTGACGGGTTTGTGCAGGAGCTGCACTATGAGGTGCAAGGCAGACCCAAAGAGGTGCTGTACTGGATGGCCGAGCTCAGAGACCCGGGGACAGCGGTGACTTTGTCTTCCGAGCACAAGGACTACCGCTGGGCCCGGCTGGAGGAAGCTTGCACTCTGGCTCAATACAAAGACCTGCAGGACACACTGAGAGCAGCACACAGACACCTGGAGGCTCAGCAGGACAAACAGCGATGA
- the rfesd gene encoding Rieske domain-containing protein, protein MEKEQPGGLHFVGKKDELIEAKRSFRTLEGRDILIIYHQTVFYAIDSYCYHAGGALENGDIEEIADKLCIICPKHKYKISLADGEGIYKGTDPREKPPVPRWYSKGVKQRIHMVTETNGDVYVKLSEDTCWIESDFYQGEKGKVERAKAAAAEKKLSSVND, encoded by the exons ATGGAGAAGGAGCAGCCTGGAGGGCTTCATTTTGTGGGGAAGAAGGATGAACTTATTGAAGCAAAGCGCTCTTTCAGAACACTAGAGGGTCGGGATATACTGATCATTTACCACCAGACCGTCTTCTATGCTATAGACTCTTACTGCTATC ATGCTGGGGGAGCACTGGAGAATGGAGACATTGAG GAAATTGCCGACAAGCTGTGCATAATTTGTCCAAAACACAAGTACAAGATCTCTCTTGCCGACGGGGAGGGCATATATAAGGGCACCGACCCCAGGGAAAAGCCGCCTGTGCCCAGATGGTACTCCAAGGGTGTGAAGCAGCGGATCCACATGGTCACCGAGACCAATGGAGATGTCTATGTCAAGCTCTCTGAGGACACATGTTGGATCGAGTCAGACTTCTACCAGGGAGAGAAGGGCAAGGTGGAAAGGGCCAAAGCTGCGGCAGCTGAGAAGAAACTTAGTAGTGTAAATGATTGA